GCAGTACGAGCTATTGCAAAATGATGAGCTGCAGGTCGGTTTTGTCAGGGTTCCTCCCCCCGTGGTGCTTGAATACCTGCCGTTATTTACCGATCGGCTGGTTCTGGTTGCACCCGCAGCGTCGCCGACAATGCCTGCCGCTGAGTGGCTAACGAAACGCCCTCTGCTGCGGCTTCATGCTGAGCGAGGACGGGGTTTAAATGCACAGATTGACCGTTTTCTGCACGACAACGGTCTAATCATCTCATCGACTCAACTGACTGACGATATACAAACTATTGTCGCGATGGTGATTGCGGGTATCGGTGTTGCCATTCTGCCCACCAGCGTGACGCATATCGCGCCGCCGGAACTGGTGATGATTCCGTTAACGGGGGAGTCAATAAGCTGGAAGGTGGGCATCGCCTGGGACCCAAGCAAGGAGGATGTCATCCGTGACAACTTTATTGCCAGCATACGAAAGGGCATTTCCGCCCATTGCGGCTAATGATTTCTGAGGGAGCCATCCCGCAAGACGCACTACCTTGATTGCAGGCTTAGCTGCTGCGTTTGTGGGTCACCTATGCTACGCCTCCATGCGCCAGGTGCCTGACCGTACAGACGCTTAAAGCTGCGATTGAAGGACTGCTGGGAGTCAAAGCCCAGCGCGATCGCCACGTTCAGAATCGGTTCATCGCTGTGGGTTAAGCGTTCAACCGATTTTTGCAGCTTTTGCGCGCGGATATACCCGGCGAGGGGATAACCCGTATGTTCTTTGAACAGCCGCTGGAGGTGCCACTTTGAATAACCGGATCGCCTGGCGACGGACTCAATGTCCAGACGGCTATCCAGGTTGTTATCGATCCAGTCGAGTAAATCATGCATAAATGCGCCAGTGTTCATCTGGTTACCCCCACGCAGCCTGTCTAAAAGTATCTTTATTTGT
This sequence is a window from Enterobacter sp. 638. Protein-coding genes within it:
- a CDS encoding LysR family transcriptional regulator encodes the protein MNTRLLKAFLMLAEKGNYADASRALFISQPALTKQINLLESQVNMSLFSRGRHGAILTAGGRRLLPEAEKVVRQTQVFMQYAERVSKGVEGHIAVGFGLSSFYLAPRCIADFRRDYPGVEMSLTDLPSFQQYELLQNDELQVGFVRVPPPVVLEYLPLFTDRLVLVAPAASPTMPAAEWLTKRPLLRLHAERGRGLNAQIDRFLHDNGLIISSTQLTDDIQTIVAMVIAGIGVAILPTSVTHIAPPELVMIPLTGESISWKVGIAWDPSKEDVIRDNFIASIRKGISAHCG
- a CDS encoding helix-turn-helix domain-containing protein, with product MNTGAFMHDLLDWIDNNLDSRLDIESVARRSGYSKWHLQRLFKEHTGYPLAGYIRAQKLQKSVERLTHSDEPILNVAIALGFDSQQSFNRSFKRLYGQAPGAWRRSIGDPQTQQLSLQSR